A genomic segment from Gossypium hirsutum isolate 1008001.06 chromosome D04, Gossypium_hirsutum_v2.1, whole genome shotgun sequence encodes:
- the LOC107898467 gene encoding BTB/POZ domain-containing protein At5g03250 yields MAFLRLGSKSEIFHREGHTWVCTSGLPSDICINIGEMSFNLHKFPLLSRSGLLEKLIEEYSNGEGSSLNLRLDDIPGGAKAFELISKFCYGVRMELTAYNIVSVRCAAEYLRMTEDYGDGNLVMQAEAFLNEVLGNWSDSVRALEACEEVMPQAEELHIVSRCIESLATKASADPSLFSTTSWGRETRPSPEDSGLWNGISTATKTQHTGEDWWYQDVSFLSLPLYKRLILAIESRGLRPETIAASVVHYARRYLPLMNRQSSFDDVNSTVTNMPNTCEADQRALLEEIVGLLPNKKGVASTKFLIRLLRTAMVLHTSPSCRENLEMRVGAQLDQASLLDLLIPNMGYSETLYDVDCVQRILDHFMLVQQAAALATPPGIAEEGQIIKGSPDSLTPITMVATLIDGFLAEVASDVNFKLPKFEALAATIPDYARPVDDGLYHAIDVYMKTHHWIADGEREQLCRLMNCQKLSLEASTHAAQNERLPLRVIVQVIFFEQLRLRTSISGWFFVSDNLENSQNQINSAAAQQQRDNGGDDDVKQRVSELEKDCSSMKEEIQKLMKTKRSWRNFTRRLGFNRKSNSCCPKGSKASKLRAVAPSSGNRQQNCEKIEVVPPETVKVN; encoded by the exons ATGGCATTCTTGAGGCTGGGTTCTAAGTCTGAAATATTTCATCGTGAAGGTCATACTTG GGTTTGCACATCTGGACTTCCAAGCGACATTTGCATTAACATTGGAGAAATGTCTTTCAATCTCCACAAG TTTCCATTGCTTTCAAGAAGTGGGCTACTAGAGAAGCTTATTGAAGAGTATAGCAATGGGGAAGGATCAAGTTTAAATTTGAGACTTGATGATATACCCGGCGGAGCTAAAGCCTTCGAGCTTATATCTAAGTTCTGCTATGGTGTTCGTATGGAACTCACCGCGTATAACATAGTCAGCGTCCGATGTGCAGCCGAGTACCTTCGAATGACAGAAGATTATGGAGATGGAAATCTTGTAATGCAGGCAGAAGCTTTCCTCAATGAAGTGCTGGGGAATTGGTCAGATTCAGTCAGAGCTCTTGAAGCATGTGAAGAAGTTATGCCACAAGCTGAAGAGCTTCACATTGTCTCTAGATGCATCGAATCGTTGGCAACCAAGGCTAGCGCGGATCCGAGCTTATTCAGCACGACTTCGTGGGGACGCGAAACCAGGCCAAGTCCCGAAGATTCAGGCTTATGGAATGGAATATCGACTGCGACCAAGACGCAACATACAGGCGAGGATTGGTGGTACCAAGATGTATCATTCCTTAGTTTACCATTATATAAAAGACTGATTTTAGCCATTGAATCAAGAGGTTTAAGGCCTGAAACAATTGCTGCATCAGTCGTGCACTATGCTAGGAGGTACCTCCCCTTGATGAATCGACAATCAAGCTTCGATGATGTGAACAGTACCGTGACCAACATGCCGAATACTTGCGAAGCAGATCAAAGGGCACTCTTAGAAGAGATTGTAGGGTTACTTCCTAATAAGAAGGGAGTCGCATCCACCAAGTTTCTCATTAGGTTGCTTCGTACAGCAATGGTGTTACATACAAGTCCATCATGCAGAGAGAATCTGGAGATGAGGGTGGGAGCTCAGTTAGATCAAGCTTCACTCCTGGACTTGCTAATACCGAATATGGGGTACTCGGAGACGCTTTATGACGTCGACTGTGTTCAGCGGATTCTCGATCATTTCATGTTAGTACAGCAGGCTGCAGCATTAGCAACTCCTCCTGGCATAGCGGAGGAGGGGCAAATAATAAAGGGATCACCGGATTCGTTGACACCGATTACGATGGTGGCCACTTTAATAGATGGATTTTTAGCAGAAGTTGCATCAGATGTTAATTTCAAGCTTCCTAAGTTCGAAGCACTGGCTGCTACAATCCCTGATTACGCAAGACCTGTTGATGATGGACTCTATCATGCCATTGATGTGTACATGAAGACACATCATTGGATTGCAGACGGTGAAAGAGAGCAGCTTTGCAGACTAATGAACTGCCAAAAGCTGTCATTGGAAGCGAGCACTCATGCAGCCCAAAATGAGAGGTTACCTCTTAGGGTAATCGTTCAAGTCATCTTCTTCGAACAACTACGGCTTCGTACGTCAATTTCGGGCTGGTTCTTCGTCTCTGACAATCTTGAAAACTCACAAAATCAAATAAACTCGGCAGCAGCACAACAACAGCGTGATAATGGTGGCGATGATGATGTGAAGCAACGAGTTTCAGAGCTTGAAAAGGATTGTTCGAGCATGAAAGAGGAGATCCAGAAGCTGATGAAGACGAAAAGGAGTTGGAGGAATTTCACCAGAAGGTTGGGTTTCAATAGGAAATCGAATTCTTGTTGCCCAAAAGGATCGAAGGCTTCGAAACTAAGAGCAGTCGCCCCATCATCCGGGAACAGACAGCAAAACTGTGAAAAAATTGAGGTGGTTCCTCCTGAAACTGTGAAGGTCAATTGA